The following are encoded in a window of Thermus hydrothermalis genomic DNA:
- a CDS encoding branched-chain amino acid ABC transporter permease, with translation MTGPLRVWSIPWLLLFLRHEVLALPSRVIALLFVLFLLFFPLFSQDPYLLRVLTLSALFALYAASWDLLSGYTGQVSLGHAFFFGISGYASALLGRELGLAPWATIPLGAALATLAGLLVGLPSLRVKGPYLSLVTLAFPILALGIIFLFPNFTGGELGLSGLPRLGQNRLEEYYLVTLTMLVSVYILWRIANSRLGLIFHALREDEAAVRMVGVNTVAYKLLAFAVSAFFAGLAGGLYAHYLRVAGPDSLSLFTSIQPVIWTVFGGIATIYGPVAGAFLLVPLLELLRVAEEWRMVGFAILILLVMRFLPQGVVRGVLDRLEEECPRCKVRNPFTRRRCRVCGVEMRLEVRA, from the coding sequence ATGACCGGCCCCTTGCGCGTCTGGTCCATTCCGTGGCTGCTGCTTTTCCTTAGGCACGAGGTCCTCGCCTTGCCCAGCCGGGTTATCGCCCTGCTCTTCGTCCTCTTCCTCCTCTTCTTTCCCCTCTTCTCGCAGGACCCCTATCTCCTGCGGGTCCTTACCCTCTCCGCTCTCTTCGCCCTTTATGCGGCGAGCTGGGACCTTCTCTCGGGCTACACCGGCCAGGTGAGCCTCGGCCACGCCTTCTTCTTCGGCATCTCGGGGTATGCCTCCGCCCTGCTGGGCCGGGAGCTCGGCCTGGCCCCTTGGGCCACCATTCCCCTGGGGGCGGCCTTGGCCACCCTGGCGGGCCTCCTCGTGGGTCTGCCCTCCCTCCGGGTGAAGGGCCCCTACCTCTCCTTGGTGACCCTGGCCTTTCCCATCCTGGCCCTGGGAATTATCTTCCTCTTCCCCAACTTCACGGGGGGAGAGCTGGGGCTTTCGGGACTTCCCCGCCTGGGCCAAAACCGGCTGGAGGAATACTACCTGGTCACCCTCACCATGCTCGTTTCCGTCTATATCCTCTGGAGGATTGCCAACTCCAGACTGGGCCTCATCTTCCACGCCCTCAGGGAGGACGAGGCTGCGGTGCGCATGGTGGGTGTGAACACCGTGGCCTACAAGCTCCTGGCTTTTGCCGTAAGCGCCTTTTTTGCGGGGCTAGCGGGAGGGCTCTATGCCCACTACCTGCGGGTGGCGGGCCCGGACAGCCTCTCCCTTTTCACCTCCATCCAGCCCGTGATCTGGACGGTCTTTGGCGGCATCGCCACCATCTATGGCCCCGTGGCGGGCGCCTTCCTCCTCGTGCCCCTTTTGGAGCTGTTGCGGGTGGCCGAGGAGTGGCGCATGGTGGGGTTTGCCATCCTCATCCTCCTCGTCATGCGCTTCCTGCCTCAAGGGGTAGTGCGGGGGGTGCTGGACCGCCTCGAGGAGGAGTGCCCCCGCTGCAAGGTCCGCAACCCCTTCACCCGGAGGCGGTGCCGCGTTTGCGGCGTGGAAATGCGCTTGGAGGTGCGGGCATGA
- a CDS encoding AMP-binding protein has product MTQAYWERPWLSFYPPTAPKEIPLPMGSVSQHVEEAFQRFGRKTALVYYGRTYRYADLHEAIRRFAGGLRSLGLKPGDRVGLYLANSPQFAIAYLGILWAGGVVVPVSPLYTSHELRHQLSDSGARFLVVQDALLENAERAGVGLEAKVVVSLREALPSWQRLLVRRLPAPRGPGVYPFPDLLRADPLPAPEPRGSEDLAALPYTGGTTGLPKGVRITHQNLLAAHRMIQSFNPFGPANTLLAFLPFYHIYGQVVLLLGGLLAGARLLVFSTPDPDWILEAMVRYRATHFFGVPSLYELLRDHPRTHWVDWRRLEVVLSGADTLHEATADAFFRRTGREIAEGYGMTETSAASHVNPRERVKRGSFGIPLPSIQALVVDPETLEPVPVGEVGELALAGPNITQGYWQREEENAKSFFMEQGLRFFRTGDLVRMDEEGYFHFYDRAKDMIKYKGRPVFPREIEEALRAHPLVKAAGVIGVPDPKVGAYPKAYVVLEPEARGKVTEEELLAFLRDRLAPYKLPREIEFRGELPKTDVGKVSRRELREEVEGGALGG; this is encoded by the coding sequence ATGACGCAGGCCTATTGGGAGCGTCCTTGGCTAAGCTTCTACCCCCCCACAGCGCCCAAGGAAATTCCCCTCCCCATGGGGAGTGTCAGCCAACACGTGGAGGAGGCCTTCCAACGCTTCGGCAGGAAGACCGCTTTGGTCTACTACGGGCGCACCTACCGCTATGCCGATCTCCACGAGGCCATACGCCGCTTTGCCGGGGGGCTTAGGAGTTTAGGCCTTAAGCCGGGAGACAGGGTAGGGCTATACCTCGCCAACAGCCCCCAGTTCGCCATAGCCTACCTGGGCATTCTTTGGGCAGGGGGCGTGGTGGTGCCGGTGAGCCCCCTTTACACCTCCCATGAGCTCCGGCACCAGCTTTCGGACTCGGGGGCCCGCTTCCTCGTGGTCCAAGACGCTCTGCTGGAAAACGCCGAGCGGGCAGGGGTGGGGCTGGAGGCAAAGGTGGTGGTCTCCCTTAGGGAAGCCTTGCCCTCTTGGCAGCGGCTCCTGGTGCGCCGGCTTCCCGCACCCCGGGGCCCTGGGGTCTACCCCTTCCCCGACCTCCTCCGGGCAGACCCCCTCCCCGCCCCGGAGCCCCGGGGGAGCGAGGACCTCGCCGCCCTCCCCTACACCGGGGGTACCACGGGCCTGCCCAAAGGGGTGCGGATCACCCACCAAAACCTCCTCGCCGCCCACCGGATGATCCAGAGCTTCAACCCCTTCGGGCCGGCCAACACCCTCTTGGCCTTCCTGCCCTTCTACCACATCTACGGCCAGGTGGTCCTTCTACTTGGGGGGCTCCTTGCTGGGGCGCGGCTTCTGGTCTTCTCCACGCCCGATCCCGACTGGATCCTAGAGGCTATGGTGCGCTACCGAGCCACCCACTTCTTCGGCGTCCCCTCCCTGTACGAGCTTCTCCGGGACCACCCCAGGACCCACTGGGTGGACTGGCGGCGCCTCGAGGTGGTCTTAAGTGGGGCCGATACGCTGCACGAGGCCACAGCGGATGCCTTTTTCCGGCGCACTGGCCGGGAAATCGCCGAGGGCTACGGGATGACGGAAACCTCCGCCGCAAGCCACGTCAACCCCAGGGAGCGGGTCAAGCGGGGGTCTTTCGGCATCCCCTTGCCCAGCATCCAGGCCTTGGTGGTGGACCCCGAGACCCTGGAGCCCGTGCCCGTGGGGGAGGTGGGGGAGCTCGCCCTTGCGGGGCCCAACATCACCCAGGGCTACTGGCAACGGGAAGAGGAGAACGCCAAAAGCTTCTTCATGGAGCAGGGGCTTCGTTTCTTCCGCACGGGAGACCTGGTGCGCATGGACGAGGAGGGGTATTTCCACTTCTACGACCGGGCCAAGGACATGATCAAGTACAAGGGCCGGCCCGTTTTCCCGCGGGAGATTGAGGAGGCTTTGCGGGCCCACCCCCTGGTGAAGGCGGCGGGGGTGATCGGGGTGCCGGACCCCAAGGTGGGGGCCTATCCCAAGGCCTACGTGGTCCTGGAGCCCGAAGCCCGGGGCAAGGTGACGGAGGAAGAGCTCCTTGCCTTCCTGAGGGACCGCCTAGCCCCCTACAAGCTCCCCCGGGAGATAGAGTTCCGTGGAGAGCTTCCCAAGACCGACGTGGGCAAGGTTTCCCGCCGGGAACTTAGGGAGGAGGTGGAGGGTGGAGCTCTTGGAGGCTAG
- a CDS encoding ABC transporter ATP-binding protein, producing the protein MELLEARGITKRFGGLLALNGVDLRVGEREIVGLIGPNGAGKTTLLRVLLGIHRPDGGRVFFKGRDISSLPTWERVRLGLAATFQNPRPLRRLPVLANVLVAAYGPRGGRKGDWVKRAEARALDALEFVGIADKAKEPASVLSQGELKRLEIARALATEPELLILDEPFAGLTPVETELLAKSLARLRKGGRFGRLHSEGCAMVIIEHKLSELFKIADRVVVLNFGEVLAEGTPSQVVQDPRVIEAYLGEVPHA; encoded by the coding sequence GTGGAGCTCTTGGAGGCTAGGGGGATCACCAAGCGGTTCGGGGGGCTCCTGGCCCTGAACGGCGTGGACCTCAGGGTGGGCGAGCGGGAAATCGTAGGGCTCATCGGCCCTAACGGGGCCGGCAAGACCACCCTCCTCCGGGTTCTCCTCGGCATCCACCGGCCCGACGGGGGGCGGGTCTTCTTTAAAGGCAGGGATATCTCTTCCCTGCCCACGTGGGAGCGGGTGCGCTTGGGGCTCGCCGCCACCTTCCAGAACCCCAGGCCTTTGCGGCGGCTACCGGTCTTGGCCAACGTGCTGGTGGCGGCCTACGGGCCCCGGGGGGGGCGCAAGGGGGACTGGGTGAAGCGGGCGGAGGCCCGCGCCCTGGACGCCTTGGAGTTTGTGGGCATAGCTGACAAGGCAAAGGAGCCCGCCTCCGTCCTCTCCCAAGGGGAGCTCAAACGCCTGGAAATCGCCCGGGCCTTAGCCACGGAGCCCGAACTCCTCATCCTGGACGAGCCCTTTGCCGGCCTTACCCCGGTGGAAACGGAGCTTTTGGCCAAGTCCTTGGCCCGCCTGCGCAAGGGGGGGCGGTTTGGCAGGCTCCATAGCGAGGGGTGCGCCATGGTCATCATTGAGCACAAGCTCTCCGAGCTCTTCAAAATCGCGGACCGAGTGGTGGTCCTAAACTTCGGCGAGGTCCTGGCCGAGGGCACCCCAAGCCAGGTGGTCCAGGACCCCAGGGTCATTGAGGCCTACCTGGGGGAGGTGCCCCATGCTTGA
- a CDS encoding ABC transporter ATP-binding protein, whose translation MLEVRGLSLLYGKAQILFGVDLEVRQGELVCLVGPNGAGKTSLLRAISGLVRLEAWLHRGTRAGEIKLQGEVRFQGRRIDGLFPHEIARLGLVLCPERRRPFRELSVEENLLAGGLLLPKAEVRARLEYVYTLFPRLAERRRQRAGDLSGGEQQMLALGRALMGKPKLLAIDEPSTGLAPKVRALVLEQVARVRQEGVTVLLVEQEAAQALALADRAYVLSNGRLVRQGEAKALLEDPSFQRAYLGL comes from the coding sequence ATGCTTGAGGTGCGGGGGCTTTCCTTGCTCTACGGAAAGGCCCAGATCCTCTTCGGGGTGGATCTGGAGGTTCGGCAAGGGGAGCTGGTCTGCCTGGTGGGGCCCAACGGCGCAGGAAAGACCAGCCTGCTCCGGGCCATCTCCGGGCTTGTGCGCCTCGAGGCCTGGCTCCACCGGGGCACCCGGGCCGGGGAGATCAAGCTCCAAGGCGAGGTCCGCTTCCAGGGGCGGCGCATTGACGGCCTTTTCCCCCACGAGATTGCCCGGCTCGGCCTGGTCCTCTGCCCTGAGCGGCGGCGGCCTTTCCGAGAATTATCCGTGGAGGAGAACCTCCTCGCGGGGGGGCTCCTCCTGCCCAAGGCGGAGGTGAGGGCGCGCCTGGAATACGTGTATACCCTTTTCCCCAGGCTTGCGGAGCGGAGGCGGCAACGGGCGGGCGACCTTTCCGGTGGGGAACAGCAGATGCTCGCCCTGGGCCGGGCGCTCATGGGCAAGCCCAAACTGCTGGCCATTGACGAGCCTTCCACCGGGCTTGCCCCCAAGGTGCGGGCCCTGGTCCTGGAGCAGGTGGCCCGGGTGCGCCAAGAGGGCGTCACGGTGCTCCTGGTGGAGCAGGAAGCGGCCCAAGCCCTCGCCTTAGCGGATCGGGCTTACGTGCTTTCCAACGGCCGCTTGGTCCGCCAGGGCGAGGCCAAGGCGTTATTGGAAGACCCTTCGTTCCAGAGGGCGTATCTGGGTCTTTGA
- a CDS encoding thiamine pyrophosphate-binding protein has translation MTARESAHRWLRERGISWAFGNPGSTEIPFLLGLEEVARYVLGLHEGVAVAMADGYAQASGRVALVNLHAAPGLGNAIGALYTARKNRSPLLVTVGQQDRRHLFRDPLLSGPLVEMARPVTKAAFSVERGADLPEALERAYHLAMTPPRGPVVVAIPMDLWEEEAPPPRLKVLLAPGPAQGLEALAEALAQATHPALVLGGGTDTPLARQAALRLAEALGAPVFSDPISPRHPFPTQHPLYRGVLPPVAQRIREVLEAFDAVLVAGAPCFLLYPYSPGPAVPAGTQLFLLTDDPEEAARAEAQEVYLGDVALGLERLSRLVLPQARAVPQGTPTPLPAPYSPSGRLNPPYAAARLAQALSLRFVVDEAISLSGAFRRHLRQEGGGYLHGASGGLGFAAAAAVGAALAGQRAAAVVGEGSFLFTPQVLYTAREFKADVLFVVLNNGGYGILKGFAQSLYSGQAERVPGLALSGVDFCQLAQAFGVPAARVEDPESLEATLATLPAGPFLLEVVVDPTPHPAF, from the coding sequence ATGACCGCACGGGAAAGCGCCCACCGGTGGCTTCGGGAGCGGGGTATCTCCTGGGCCTTCGGCAATCCGGGTTCCACCGAGATCCCTTTCCTCCTGGGCCTAGAGGAGGTAGCCCGTTACGTCCTCGGCCTGCACGAGGGCGTGGCGGTGGCCATGGCCGATGGGTACGCCCAGGCCAGCGGTCGGGTGGCCTTGGTAAACCTCCACGCGGCGCCGGGCCTGGGGAACGCCATAGGGGCGCTCTACACCGCTCGGAAGAACCGCTCACCGCTCCTTGTCACCGTGGGCCAGCAAGATCGCCGGCACCTCTTTCGCGATCCCCTCCTTTCCGGACCCCTGGTGGAGATGGCGCGCCCCGTGACCAAGGCTGCCTTTTCCGTGGAGCGGGGAGCTGATCTTCCGGAGGCCCTGGAGCGGGCCTACCACCTGGCCATGACTCCTCCTCGAGGGCCCGTGGTGGTGGCCATCCCCATGGATCTCTGGGAGGAGGAGGCCCCACCCCCTAGGCTTAAGGTCCTCCTTGCCCCTGGCCCGGCCCAGGGCCTAGAGGCTTTGGCCGAGGCCCTGGCCCAGGCCACCCACCCTGCCCTGGTCCTGGGGGGTGGGACAGACACGCCTTTGGCTCGCCAGGCGGCCCTCCGCCTCGCCGAGGCCTTGGGCGCCCCTGTTTTCTCGGACCCCATAAGCCCGCGCCACCCCTTTCCCACGCAGCACCCCCTCTACCGTGGGGTGCTACCTCCTGTGGCCCAACGGATCCGGGAGGTCCTCGAGGCCTTTGATGCGGTCCTGGTAGCTGGCGCGCCCTGCTTCCTCCTTTACCCTTACTCCCCAGGCCCCGCGGTGCCCGCAGGCACCCAGCTTTTCCTCCTTACCGATGACCCCGAGGAGGCGGCCCGGGCGGAAGCCCAGGAGGTCTACTTGGGCGATGTGGCCTTGGGGTTAGAGCGCCTCTCCCGGCTGGTCCTGCCCCAGGCAAGGGCGGTACCCCAGGGTACCCCCACCCCTTTGCCCGCCCCCTATAGCCCTTCGGGCCGCCTGAACCCCCCTTACGCGGCGGCCCGCCTCGCCCAAGCCCTGTCCTTGCGGTTCGTCGTGGACGAGGCCATCTCCCTAAGCGGGGCTTTCCGGCGCCACCTGCGCCAGGAAGGGGGAGGCTACCTCCATGGGGCGAGCGGGGGATTGGGTTTTGCCGCGGCCGCCGCCGTAGGGGCCGCCTTGGCTGGACAAAGGGCCGCGGCGGTGGTGGGGGAGGGAAGCTTCCTCTTCACACCCCAGGTGCTTTACACAGCTAGGGAGTTTAAGGCGGACGTGCTATTTGTGGTCCTCAACAACGGGGGATACGGTATTCTCAAGGGCTTCGCCCAAAGCCTCTACTCCGGCCAGGCAGAGCGGGTCCCGGGCCTTGCCCTTTCGGGAGTGGATTTTTGCCAGCTGGCCCAAGCCTTCGGCGTTCCCGCAGCCAGGGTGGAGGACCCAGAAAGTCTAGAAGCGACCCTGGCGACGCTTCCCGCCGGGCCGTTCCTCCTGGAGGTGGTGGTGGACCCCACACCCCACCCCGCCTTCTAA
- a CDS encoding TRAP transporter permease, translating to MEGRWDKLPAWVRVWIRSTSFLGVALILYYLLGSPFVGFAILDFSYYWLLLALYLPVVFLLFPARPQDARPRWYDYALALGVSATGLLLAWHGPSMVLRPWTNPEALWQVALALFLLGVVLEGARRVGGMGFALVTLVLAAYPLLAPYLPGLLWGPSLPWQEVLGYAVYSTQGLLGLPMRTVGELLVGFLLLAAFLVALGAGQVFLEVAAALFGWTRGGAAKMSVVASAFFGSLSGSILSNVASTGSLTIPAMIRSGFPRTYAAAVEACASTGGVLMPPVMGAVAFVMANLLGVPYGQVVAAALLPSLLYYLSLFAHVDLYAAHHGFRGLPRAELPSLGPSLRRGLPFLLALGFLVFALLYLRLERLAPLYALGFLLLASGRGLRWEALDRALVGAASLIGQTLALILPVGLILAGLVGTGVAPALTGALVRMGAENLYIVLLVGVAIAFVLGMAGVMVAAYILLAVTLAPALVGVGEFSPLAVHLFIAYWSMLSAITPPVAVAAFLAARIAGASPMGASFTAAKLGLAIYFLPFFFLFEPALILQGSPLSVAYHLALAALGLLFLVGALEGYFWGLGPLPLWARVVFGVGGVLCAIPESLTSFLALPGLLLVALGLRRRVGRKGSVEG from the coding sequence ATGGAGGGGCGCTGGGACAAGCTCCCCGCGTGGGTTCGGGTTTGGATACGGAGCACCTCCTTCTTGGGTGTAGCCTTAATCCTGTACTACCTCTTGGGTAGCCCCTTCGTTGGGTTCGCCATCTTGGACTTCAGCTATTACTGGTTGCTTTTGGCCCTCTACTTGCCTGTGGTCTTTCTCCTCTTTCCCGCCCGTCCCCAGGACGCCCGGCCCCGGTGGTACGATTATGCCCTCGCCTTGGGCGTTTCGGCCACGGGGCTTCTCCTCGCCTGGCATGGTCCCAGCATGGTCCTTCGGCCCTGGACCAACCCGGAAGCCCTTTGGCAGGTGGCCTTGGCCCTCTTCCTCTTGGGGGTGGTGCTGGAGGGGGCCAGGCGGGTAGGCGGGATGGGCTTCGCCTTGGTGACCCTGGTCCTGGCGGCCTACCCCTTGTTGGCCCCTTACTTGCCAGGCCTTCTCTGGGGGCCTTCCCTTCCGTGGCAGGAGGTCCTGGGCTACGCCGTTTACTCCACCCAGGGGCTTTTAGGCCTACCCATGCGCACTGTGGGCGAGCTCTTGGTGGGTTTCCTCCTCCTTGCCGCCTTTCTGGTGGCCCTGGGGGCCGGGCAGGTCTTTTTGGAGGTGGCTGCAGCCCTTTTCGGCTGGACCCGAGGAGGGGCCGCCAAGATGAGCGTGGTGGCGAGCGCCTTTTTCGGCAGCCTGAGCGGGAGCATCCTCTCCAACGTGGCCAGTACGGGAAGCCTCACCATTCCCGCCATGATCCGCTCTGGGTTTCCCCGGACCTACGCGGCGGCGGTGGAGGCGTGTGCCTCCACGGGGGGCGTGCTCATGCCCCCGGTGATGGGGGCCGTGGCGTTTGTCATGGCCAACCTCCTAGGTGTGCCGTACGGCCAGGTGGTGGCTGCAGCCCTCCTGCCCTCCCTGCTTTACTACCTGTCCCTCTTCGCCCACGTGGACCTCTACGCCGCCCACCACGGGTTTCGGGGCTTGCCCCGCGCCGAACTTCCTTCCTTGGGACCGAGCCTACGCCGGGGGCTTCCTTTCCTGCTAGCCTTAGGTTTTCTGGTCTTCGCCCTCCTGTACCTTCGCCTGGAGCGCCTCGCTCCCCTATATGCCCTGGGCTTTCTGCTCCTCGCCTCGGGAAGGGGATTGCGATGGGAAGCCTTGGACCGTGCCCTGGTGGGCGCCGCTTCCCTCATCGGCCAGACCCTGGCCCTCATCCTCCCTGTAGGGCTTATCCTTGCCGGGCTTGTGGGAACGGGGGTGGCCCCGGCCCTCACGGGGGCCTTGGTGCGGATGGGCGCGGAAAACCTCTACATAGTCCTCTTGGTAGGGGTGGCCATCGCCTTCGTTTTGGGGATGGCAGGGGTGATGGTGGCCGCCTATATCCTCCTCGCCGTAACCCTGGCACCCGCCCTTGTGGGCGTTGGGGAGTTTTCCCCCCTAGCGGTTCACCTCTTCATCGCCTACTGGTCCATGCTCTCCGCCATCACCCCCCCTGTGGCCGTGGCCGCCTTTTTGGCCGCCCGCATAGCGGGGGCCTCGCCCATGGGGGCGAGCTTTACCGCAGCCAAGCTGGGGCTTGCCATTTACTTTCTCCCCTTCTTCTTCCTCTTTGAGCCTGCTTTAATCCTCCAGGGAAGCCCTCTCTCCGTGGCCTACCATCTGGCCTTGGCCGCGCTAGGGCTTCTCTTTTTGGTGGGGGCTTTGGAAGGGTATTTCTGGGGCTTAGGCCCTCTTCCCCTTTGGGCGAGGGTCGTCTTCGGGGTTGGTGGCGTCCTTTGTGCCATCCCGGAAAGCCTAACCAGTTTCCTCGCCCTTCCGGGGCTTTTGCTCGTGGCCCTAGGCCTGCGCCGGCGGGTGGGGCGGAAAGGGAGCGTGGAAGGATGA
- a CDS encoding TAXI family TRAP transporter solute-binding subunit produces MGWKKVCVWVFLYSSLVGLAQGTASWPRQLLFGSTEVGTAGYSLLVAWSGEFASATGVQVRVAPGATPTITGWLLERRVDFISAPLTVLVESLDGEAGYRPGPLRVVYPAILTPWGLMTRGDTPYRRVQDIGPGVRVAWPPFSYFHRILDGLFACRGISREQVRLVPVANYSANSRVIAEGGGADIAFTSPVSDVNVEVEGNPRGIRWLPVPTAQEDRTCLLRWQWAYPLLKLTRPADIGVTSARGVRMFVIPSVYYTRADVDEALAYQLVKWWDENHALYKDKHAMARYQTLESLRFLVENLSVPLHPGTVRYLREKGLWNQELEARQQASVRLADQYTTLYERALALARSRRISTDPASEAWQRFWREFLTQNRVPRFSEVWRP; encoded by the coding sequence ATGGGGTGGAAAAAGGTCTGCGTATGGGTTTTCCTCTACTCGTCCCTGGTGGGCTTGGCCCAGGGAACCGCCTCCTGGCCGAGGCAGCTCCTCTTCGGCTCCACGGAGGTGGGCACGGCGGGCTATTCCCTGCTGGTGGCCTGGTCGGGGGAGTTTGCCAGTGCCACAGGGGTCCAGGTGCGGGTTGCCCCCGGCGCCACGCCCACCATAACGGGGTGGCTGTTGGAGCGCCGGGTGGACTTCATTTCCGCCCCACTGACGGTGTTGGTGGAGTCTTTAGACGGGGAGGCAGGCTACCGTCCCGGGCCCCTGCGGGTGGTCTATCCCGCCATCCTGACCCCCTGGGGCCTCATGACCCGCGGGGATACCCCTTACCGACGGGTGCAGGACATAGGACCCGGGGTGCGGGTGGCTTGGCCCCCCTTCTCTTACTTCCACCGCATTTTGGATGGGCTCTTCGCTTGCCGGGGGATTAGCCGGGAACAGGTGCGCTTGGTGCCGGTTGCCAACTACAGCGCCAACTCGCGGGTGATTGCCGAGGGGGGTGGGGCGGACATAGCCTTCACCTCGCCTGTTTCCGATGTCAACGTGGAGGTGGAGGGCAACCCCAGGGGGATACGCTGGCTTCCCGTGCCCACCGCGCAGGAAGACCGTACCTGCCTTCTCCGGTGGCAGTGGGCATACCCCCTTCTCAAACTCACCCGGCCTGCGGACATAGGGGTTACCTCGGCTCGAGGGGTGCGGATGTTCGTCATCCCAAGCGTCTACTACACCCGGGCCGATGTGGACGAAGCCTTGGCCTATCAGCTGGTGAAGTGGTGGGACGAGAACCACGCCCTTTATAAGGACAAGCACGCCATGGCCCGTTACCAAACCCTGGAAAGCCTGCGCTTCCTGGTGGAGAACCTGTCCGTGCCCCTCCATCCCGGAACCGTGCGGTACCTGAGGGAAAAGGGCCTGTGGAACCAGGAGTTGGAGGCAAGGCAGCAAGCCTCCGTCCGCCTAGCGGACCAGTACACCACCCTCTACGAAAGGGCCCTGGCCCTCGCCCGCTCCCGCCGGATCAGCACCGATCCCGCAAGCGAGGCCTGGCAGCGGTTCTGGCGGGAGTTCCTGACGCAAAACCGCGTGCCCCGCTTCTCCGAAGTGTGGAGGCCCTAA
- a CDS encoding TetR/AcrR family transcriptional regulator: protein MERRDEILHVAGTLFSQRGYHATSMRELARHLNLQGGSLYAHIQSKEEILLEVVRQAAERFLAVLQSLPEGNPVERMRALVKGHLRVIAEELPRATVFFHEWKHLSPPLLEEAKALRRRYEEGVQGVVQEGVEKGVFRVGNVRLATLFVLSALNWTYQWYRPNGPLSLDELSEAYARLVLRALGVEEGGEDGQA, encoded by the coding sequence ATGGAGCGCCGGGACGAGATCCTCCACGTGGCAGGCACCCTCTTCAGCCAGAGGGGCTACCACGCCACCAGCATGCGGGAGCTCGCCCGCCACCTGAACCTGCAGGGGGGAAGCCTCTACGCCCACATCCAGTCCAAGGAAGAGATCCTCCTGGAGGTGGTGCGGCAGGCGGCGGAGCGCTTCCTTGCCGTCTTGCAAAGCCTTCCGGAAGGCAACCCCGTGGAGCGGATGCGGGCCTTGGTGAAGGGGCACCTTAGGGTCATCGCCGAGGAGCTTCCCCGGGCCACGGTCTTCTTCCACGAGTGGAAGCACCTCTCCCCGCCCCTCCTCGAGGAGGCCAAGGCCCTGAGGCGCCGCTACGAGGAGGGGGTGCAGGGGGTGGTCCAGGAAGGGGTGGAAAAGGGGGTCTTCCGGGTGGGAAATGTCCGCCTCGCCACCCTCTTCGTCCTCTCCGCCCTCAACTGGACCTACCAGTGGTACCGGCCCAATGGCCCCCTTTCCCTAGACGAGCTTTCGGAAGCCTACGCCAGGCTCGTGCTCCGGGCCCTAGGCGTGGAGGAAGGAGGCGAGGATGGTCAAGCTTAG
- the paaA gene encoding 1,2-phenylacetyl-CoA epoxidase subunit PaaA: MVKLRIGYPEDPDYPERLAEFEARIARGEKIEPGDWMPAEYRRQLVRMISQHAHSEWVGMLPEGAWITRAPSLRRKLILLAKVQDEAGHGQYLYHAAETLGVTREEMVEALLSGRAKYSNIFNYPTLTWADVGIIGWLVDGMAIKNQTMLAQCSYGPYSRAMVRICAEETFHHKQGKEAVLLYAKGSRKQRQMVQDALNRWWWPTLMMAGPHDTDSPHTPLLLRWGIKTKTNDQIRQEFLNEHVPELLEAGLVPPDPDLRYDEKTGNWVHGPIPWDEFWKVINGEGPMNRHRLLARRRAHEEGRWVREAMEAHAKRRLAQAAD; this comes from the coding sequence ATGGTCAAGCTTAGGATCGGCTACCCCGAAGACCCGGACTATCCGGAGAGGCTTGCGGAGTTTGAGGCCAGGATCGCCCGGGGAGAGAAGATTGAACCGGGAGACTGGATGCCAGCGGAGTACCGCCGTCAACTCGTCCGCATGATCTCCCAGCACGCCCATAGCGAGTGGGTGGGCATGCTCCCCGAAGGGGCCTGGATTACCCGGGCTCCCTCCCTAAGGCGCAAGCTCATCCTCCTGGCCAAGGTGCAGGACGAGGCGGGGCACGGCCAGTACCTCTACCACGCCGCCGAAACCCTGGGGGTGACGCGGGAGGAGATGGTGGAGGCGTTGCTCTCGGGCCGAGCCAAGTACTCCAACATCTTCAACTACCCCACCCTCACCTGGGCGGACGTGGGCATCATCGGCTGGCTGGTGGACGGCATGGCCATCAAGAACCAGACCATGCTGGCCCAGTGCTCCTACGGGCCCTACTCCCGGGCCATGGTGCGCATCTGCGCCGAGGAAACCTTCCACCACAAGCAGGGGAAGGAGGCGGTCCTCCTCTACGCCAAGGGGTCTAGAAAGCAGCGGCAGATGGTCCAGGACGCCCTGAACCGCTGGTGGTGGCCCACCCTCATGATGGCGGGGCCCCACGACACGGACTCCCCCCACACCCCCCTCCTCCTCCGCTGGGGCATCAAGACCAAGACCAACGACCAGATCCGCCAGGAGTTCCTGAACGAGCACGTGCCCGAGCTTTTGGAGGCGGGGCTTGTGCCCCCTGACCCCGACCTCCGCTACGACGAGAAGACGGGGAACTGGGTCCACGGGCCCATCCCCTGGGATGAGTTCTGGAAGGTCATCAACGGGGAAGGCCCCATGAACCGGCACCGCCTCCTGGCGAGGCGAAGGGCCCACGAGGAGGGGCGCTGGGTGCGGGAGGCCATGGAGGCCCACGCCAAAAGGCGGCTGGCCCAGGCGGCGGACTAG